In Paenibacillus sp. G2S3, a single window of DNA contains:
- a CDS encoding DUF6509 family protein yields the protein MLTFTSYNVENVKDPFGILTGKRYEFVVQLDVPEDDELYVENGVSARAIIKVDEDQVSIVSYDLQETTTGQLLDFDMEEDEEAALLLFCKEHLPE from the coding sequence ATGTTGACATTTACAAGCTACAACGTGGAGAATGTTAAAGATCCTTTTGGTATACTAACCGGTAAACGGTATGAATTCGTGGTTCAACTGGATGTTCCAGAAGATGATGAGCTCTATGTAGAGAATGGAGTTTCCGCTAGAGCGATTATTAAAGTGGATGAAGATCAAGTTAGCATCGTGAGTTATGATCTACAGGAGACAACAACAGGCCAGTTGCTTGATTTTGATATGGAAGAGGACGAGGAAGCAGCGTTACTCCTTTTCTGTAAAGAGCATTTGCCAGAATAA
- a CDS encoding glycosyltransferase, protein MKSKFLIAKLILLCMFLGVSVMPVTADAAARDKKSSHKQCFTPSVIELKDNLRMRWSDHVIWTKNYIVSAFANSEDKEKVLARLLQNQQEIGNIYKPYYGEAVGDKLAQLLREHILIAGKVVAAVIAGNQTDLEKYNNEWYNNADDIANFLSAHNSKYSYEQLKQMLHEHLELITDDVTARAKKDWDAEVVAFDKGLEHIIMFGDLLTEGIVKQFPDKFN, encoded by the coding sequence TTGAAGTCTAAGTTTTTGATTGCGAAGCTAATTTTGTTGTGTATGTTCCTAGGGGTTAGTGTAATGCCCGTAACTGCCGACGCTGCAGCTAGAGATAAAAAGAGCTCACATAAGCAATGCTTTACGCCCTCTGTGATAGAGCTTAAAGATAATCTCAGGATGCGATGGAGCGACCATGTGATATGGACGAAAAACTACATAGTTAGCGCCTTTGCGAATTCCGAGGACAAAGAGAAAGTACTGGCAAGACTGCTACAGAATCAGCAGGAGATAGGCAATATTTATAAGCCGTATTACGGTGAGGCAGTAGGGGATAAGCTAGCTCAATTATTACGGGAGCATATCCTTATTGCCGGGAAAGTCGTTGCCGCTGTAATAGCAGGTAATCAGACGGATTTGGAAAAATACAATAATGAGTGGTACAACAACGCTGACGACATTGCTAACTTCCTTAGCGCACACAATTCCAAATATTCGTACGAACAATTGAAACAGATGCTGCATGAACATTTGGAGCTAATTACGGATGATGTGACAGCTAGAGCTAAGAAGGATTGGGATGCCGAAGTCGTCGCCTTCGATAAAGGGCTTGAGCATATAATTATGTTTGGAGATCTACTAACCGAGGGTATTGTTAAACAATTCCCTGATAAATTCAATTGA
- the greA gene encoding transcription elongation factor GreA has product MSNEEVFLTKEGLAQLEEELKELKGPGRKELAARLKLAISYGDLKENSEYHSAKDDQSFMETRIMILEKMLTKAKIVDESQMDLSKVSMGCIVTLNDIEYSEKIEYRIVGAAEADVLNNKISYESPLGKELLGKKVGDIVSVNAPMGIIKYELLEIKMM; this is encoded by the coding sequence ATGTCTAATGAAGAAGTGTTCTTGACCAAAGAAGGATTGGCTCAATTAGAGGAAGAACTGAAGGAATTAAAGGGCCCTGGGCGCAAGGAATTGGCTGCACGGCTCAAATTGGCGATCAGCTATGGAGACTTGAAGGAAAATAGCGAGTACCATTCGGCCAAGGACGATCAATCGTTCATGGAGACTCGTATTATGATTTTGGAGAAAATGCTGACCAAAGCCAAGATCGTAGATGAGAGTCAGATGGATCTGTCAAAGGTTAGTATGGGTTGTATCGTTACCCTGAACGATATCGAATACTCAGAAAAGATTGAATATAGAATTGTAGGGGCTGCTGAAGCAGATGTCCTAAACAACAAGATTTCCTATGAAAGTCCGCTGGGCAAGGAATTGCTGGGTAAAAAAGTCGGGGATATCGTTAGTGTAAATGCACCAATGGGTATCATCAAATATGAATTGCTTGAAATCAAAATGATGTAA
- a CDS encoding endonuclease/exonuclease/phosphatase family protein — protein MSSTAIKIIGFALLAAVLIFGGFLLYITITDYKPKETTPLMVNHNQEQVMKQGEPFAITTFNIGYAGLDKDQDFFMDGGTKSRSSSEEQTKTNLEAIASVMTTSGSDLFMLQEVDVDSSRSNHIDEVSLLSNTFSDYSNVFATNYKVPWVPIPVLDPMGSVNSGLLTLSKFGSTSNVRYDLPGKESWPRQLFELDRAFMESRFPADNGKELILINLHLSAFDQGGTIRKQQLEYLSTYIQQENDKGNYLILGGDWNHSLPGTTPEAFETTQAWPEWLQQFPEDFKPEGFQWAVDAKVPSVRTLDVAYSEGVNFRAVIDGFLVSPNITISGVQGHDLSFEHSDHNPVTATLILK, from the coding sequence ATGAGCTCAACAGCAATAAAAATCATCGGCTTTGCCCTTCTAGCTGCCGTTCTAATCTTTGGCGGCTTTTTACTGTATATTACCATTACCGATTATAAGCCGAAGGAGACTACTCCGCTAATGGTAAACCATAATCAGGAACAAGTGATGAAGCAGGGAGAACCTTTTGCGATAACCACCTTTAATATTGGCTATGCTGGGCTGGATAAGGATCAGGACTTCTTTATGGATGGCGGGACCAAATCACGTTCAAGCAGCGAGGAACAAACGAAGACAAATCTTGAGGCAATAGCTTCTGTAATGACCACTTCAGGCTCGGATCTATTCATGTTGCAGGAGGTGGACGTCGATTCTTCCCGTAGCAACCATATAGATGAGGTCTCCTTGTTATCGAATACCTTCTCTGATTACAGCAACGTATTCGCGACGAACTATAAGGTACCTTGGGTTCCGATTCCGGTTCTTGATCCGATGGGCTCAGTGAATAGCGGTTTATTAACCTTATCTAAATTCGGCAGCACAAGTAACGTTAGATATGATCTTCCGGGAAAAGAAAGCTGGCCTCGTCAACTGTTTGAGCTTGACCGCGCCTTTATGGAGAGTAGATTTCCCGCTGATAACGGCAAAGAACTAATCTTGATCAATCTTCATTTATCGGCCTTTGACCAAGGTGGAACGATTCGTAAGCAGCAATTAGAATATCTCTCAACTTATATTCAGCAAGAGAATGATAAAGGCAATTACCTCATCTTAGGCGGAGACTGGAATCATTCTTTACCGGGCACAACCCCTGAAGCCTTTGAGACTACACAAGCTTGGCCGGAATGGCTACAGCAGTTCCCTGAAGATTTCAAACCGGAGGGCTTTCAATGGGCTGTCGATGCTAAAGTACCGTCCGTCCGGACACTTGATGTAGCTTATTCAGAAGGTGTGAACTTCCGTGCTGTAATTGATGGCTTCCTAGTTTCACCGAATATCACCATAAGTGGCGTTCAGGGCCATGACCTATCTTTTGAACACAGCGATCATAACCCTGTAACAGCTACTCTTATTCTAAAATAA
- a CDS encoding polysaccharide deacetylase family protein, translating to MAMNEPSTVLMIELLSLEHEQAGYQIEIGLTRDIGYARRMLTIDEFTYEQLNALAPYFGERMRLSLYPKWDPFRNSYYSTLIIMNQTFSETMYFACSEFYVSQLLQLKQVDDPHVQEEMTVETTPPSIPPARRLRKKSKKRVGRLRLQSIMFACLVVVLLSLRMGSQDMDRAEGLEGPLLGAAEEIEQIVSLPFIPPIGKIEPTPIQQDESVPTPEASKPTPEPSEPPQEQTKRYEEIKLTGNKYTYSLPKGYVALSFDDGPSKYTKEIVDILVEHEVAATFLFVGNKVARNVEAVKYASEHQMSIGSHSWDHSKMTDNGVNENQNNLAKANQALEQITQSPITVFRPPYGAINDKLAAKVTEQQMKVLLWNRDSEDWRRKTPEDVIQFVHHTDPSGAVYLFHEKKITVEALPAIIQYLQGKNMKFVIFK from the coding sequence ATGGCAATGAATGAACCGAGTACTGTTCTAATGATTGAGTTGCTGTCGCTTGAGCATGAACAGGCCGGTTATCAGATTGAGATAGGTTTAACCCGTGATATCGGGTATGCCAGACGCATGCTAACCATAGATGAATTTACATATGAACAACTTAACGCGCTGGCTCCCTATTTCGGGGAAAGAATGAGATTGTCATTGTATCCGAAGTGGGATCCATTTCGCAATAGTTATTACAGCACACTGATTATCATGAACCAAACCTTCAGCGAAACCATGTATTTTGCCTGCTCTGAATTCTATGTGTCTCAGCTTCTTCAATTAAAGCAAGTGGACGATCCCCATGTACAGGAAGAGATGACTGTTGAAACTACGCCACCCTCTATACCTCCAGCACGTAGGCTAAGAAAGAAGAGCAAAAAACGGGTTGGAAGACTTAGACTGCAGAGTATCATGTTCGCTTGTTTAGTAGTTGTATTGTTGTCGCTTCGAATGGGTAGTCAAGATATGGACCGTGCAGAAGGATTGGAAGGTCCCTTGCTTGGGGCCGCTGAGGAAATCGAGCAAATTGTCTCTCTACCGTTCATTCCTCCTATTGGCAAGATAGAACCGACCCCTATCCAGCAAGATGAGTCTGTGCCTACGCCAGAAGCTTCTAAACCTACACCAGAACCATCAGAGCCTCCTCAAGAACAGACAAAGCGGTATGAGGAGATTAAATTAACCGGGAATAAATACACATATAGCTTGCCTAAAGGTTACGTGGCCTTGTCATTTGATGATGGCCCGTCGAAGTATACGAAAGAAATTGTAGATATTCTAGTAGAACATGAGGTGGCAGCCACCTTTTTATTTGTTGGGAATAAGGTCGCCCGTAATGTGGAAGCGGTGAAGTATGCGAGTGAACATCAGATGTCGATTGGAAGTCATTCGTGGGATCATAGCAAGATGACCGACAATGGGGTTAACGAGAATCAGAATAATTTGGCGAAGGCTAACCAGGCATTAGAGCAAATCACTCAATCGCCGATTACTGTTTTTCGGCCGCCATATGGTGCGATTAACGATAAGTTAGCAGCCAAAGTGACAGAACAGCAGATGAAGGTATTGTTATGGAATCGTGATTCTGAGGATTGGAGACGCAAGACCCCAGAAGATGTCATTCAATTTGTTCATCATACTGATCCGTCTGGTGCTGTATATCTCTTTCACGAAAAGAAGATTACCGTAGAGGCATTGCCTGCTATCATTCAGTATCTACAAGGGAAAAATATGAAATTCGTCATTTTTAAATAA
- the rlmN gene encoding 23S rRNA (adenine(2503)-C(2))-methyltransferase RlmN: MNMESIYGLTFDQLAAWLLERGHKKFRATQVWDWLYRKRITEFSEMLDVNKDCVELLEQHYVIHTLEEHVKQESADGTIKFLFRLKDGNLIETVLMRQKYGLSVCVTTQVGCNIGCSFCASGLLAKSRDLSSGEIVEQIMKVQQHLDAANLEQRVSHVVVMGIGEPFDNFKNLLNFLSIIKDHKGLAIAGRGITVSTSGLANKIVEFADANTQVNLAVSLHAPNNELRTKIMKINKAIPIEKLMESIDYYLEKTNRRITLEYILMKDVNDGKEHALELTELIGDRRQLVNVNLIPYNPVDEHSQYQRSERETVRAFFDTLKKQGVSVSTRLEHGVDIDAACGQLRSKQIKKSKAMA; the protein is encoded by the coding sequence ATGAATATGGAATCCATTTATGGATTAACTTTTGATCAACTGGCGGCATGGCTGTTAGAACGTGGACATAAAAAATTTCGAGCTACGCAGGTCTGGGATTGGCTTTATCGGAAGCGGATTACAGAATTCTCAGAAATGCTCGATGTAAATAAAGATTGTGTAGAATTATTGGAGCAGCACTATGTGATCCATACGTTGGAAGAACATGTGAAGCAGGAGTCTGCGGATGGGACGATTAAGTTCCTGTTCCGTTTAAAGGATGGCAACCTGATCGAGACGGTGCTCATGAGACAGAAATACGGTTTGTCCGTATGTGTCACTACTCAGGTTGGATGTAATATCGGCTGTAGCTTTTGCGCTAGTGGACTGTTAGCGAAGAGTCGCGATCTTTCCAGCGGTGAGATTGTAGAGCAGATTATGAAGGTTCAGCAGCATCTGGATGCAGCAAACCTCGAGCAAAGGGTTAGTCACGTTGTAGTCATGGGAATTGGCGAACCGTTCGACAACTTCAAGAACCTGCTCAATTTCTTATCGATTATTAAGGACCACAAGGGACTTGCGATCGCAGGAAGAGGGATTACTGTATCGACGAGTGGGCTTGCTAATAAAATCGTTGAATTTGCGGATGCGAATACACAGGTGAACCTGGCAGTATCGCTTCACGCGCCTAATAATGAGCTGCGGACGAAGATTATGAAGATTAACAAGGCCATTCCAATTGAGAAGCTGATGGAGTCCATCGATTATTATTTGGAAAAAACAAATCGCAGAATTACGTTAGAGTACATTCTGATGAAGGATGTAAATGACGGCAAGGAGCATGCGCTTGAGCTGACTGAGCTAATCGGCGATCGGCGCCAGCTCGTCAATGTGAACTTGATTCCTTATAATCCAGTCGATGAGCACAGTCAATATCAAAGAAGCGAGCGGGAGACCGTACGAGCCTTTTTTGATACCTTGAAGAAACAGGGCGTCAGCGTAAGCACTCGTCTGGAGCATGGTGTAGATATTGATGCTGCCTGCGGACAATTGCGAAGCAAACAGATCAAGAAGTCGAAGGCTATGGCTTAA